A genomic window from Halobaculum sp. MBLA0147 includes:
- a CDS encoding helix-turn-helix domain-containing protein, producing the protein MKRVAFATWYTDEAVHPFTTGLRAAGLDRAELLTWSPTAEPTTLSWVDGDPAAAQRVVDAVDSVTVSETVAGDWGTYLFLRQRAYEFPAAAMDVVAAARVGFPPPVVFHTDGRVTFEAVGESDAVSRLHDDLRDLAAVERVRIERVQPFARTERPERLTPRQEAALETAVDVGYYAVPREGRVADVAAELDCATSTAGELLRKAETAVVRAYVENDRASGGP; encoded by the coding sequence ATGAAGCGTGTCGCCTTCGCGACGTGGTACACCGACGAGGCGGTCCACCCGTTCACCACGGGGTTGCGAGCCGCGGGACTCGACCGCGCCGAGTTGCTCACGTGGAGTCCGACCGCCGAGCCGACCACGCTCTCGTGGGTCGACGGAGACCCGGCGGCCGCCCAGCGGGTCGTGGACGCCGTCGACTCCGTCACCGTGAGCGAGACCGTCGCGGGCGACTGGGGGACGTACCTCTTCCTCCGCCAGCGGGCCTACGAGTTCCCGGCGGCCGCGATGGACGTGGTCGCGGCCGCCCGCGTCGGCTTCCCGCCGCCCGTCGTGTTCCACACCGACGGGCGCGTGACGTTCGAGGCAGTCGGCGAGTCCGACGCGGTGAGTCGGCTCCACGACGACCTCCGCGACCTCGCGGCCGTCGAACGGGTCCGGATCGAGCGCGTCCAGCCGTTCGCGCGCACCGAGCGTCCCGAGCGGCTCACACCGCGGCAGGAAGCCGCGCTGGAGACGGCCGTCGACGTCGGTTACTACGCGGTGCCACGCGAGGGGCGTGTCGCCGACGTGGCCGCGGAACTCGACTGTGCGACCAGCACCGCGGGCGAACTGCTCCGAAAGGCCGAGACTGCCGTCGTCCGGGCGTACGTGGAGAACGATCGCGCCTCGGGCGGCCCGTGA
- a CDS encoding SCO family protein codes for MQRRSYLRAVGATGASLGLAGCVGGLASLGDPNPNVTLSEPDRQYESADVPYPAWGQRVPDVTLPAATTDASVSFPDLSRPTFVTFFYSTCMTVCPLVVSELAAIQDRAIETDYADRVTFAPITFDPQRDTPETLATYAEEMNVDLTAGNWRFLRPESRERAQAVVGEEFGLTFERTQPDDMDQYMFTHGALVLLVNADGYVERAYRDRRPPREQMASDLETVLGVA; via the coding sequence ATGCAACGACGGTCGTACCTCCGAGCAGTCGGCGCGACTGGTGCGAGCCTCGGACTCGCCGGCTGTGTCGGTGGGCTCGCGAGTCTCGGCGACCCGAACCCGAACGTGACGCTGTCGGAACCCGACCGGCAGTACGAGAGCGCCGACGTGCCGTACCCGGCGTGGGGACAACGGGTGCCGGACGTCACGCTCCCCGCGGCGACGACCGACGCGAGCGTCTCGTTCCCGGACCTGTCGCGGCCGACGTTCGTGACGTTCTTCTACAGCACCTGCATGACGGTGTGTCCGCTCGTGGTCTCGGAGCTGGCCGCGATCCAAGACCGCGCGATCGAGACCGACTACGCGGACCGTGTCACCTTCGCGCCGATCACCTTCGACCCCCAGCGTGACACCCCCGAGACGCTCGCGACGTACGCCGAGGAGATGAACGTCGATCTGACGGCCGGGAACTGGCGGTTCCTCCGGCCAGAGTCCCGGGAGCGTGCCCAGGCCGTCGTCGGCGAGGAGTTCGGACTGACCTTCGAGCGGACCCAACCCGACGACATGGACCAGTACATGTTCACCCACGGGGCACTCGTCCTGCTCGTCAACGCCGACGGCTACGTGGAGCGTGCCTACCGCGACCGCCGGCCACCGCGCGAGCAGATGGCGAGCGACCTCGAGACCGTCCTCGGCGTCGCCTGA
- a CDS encoding methyl-accepting chemotaxis protein, with amino-acid sequence MTRDESGATNGEAPRPTAPGADADGETSGRVGADTSTGAVDESDAGQSESAGGDGERRVAESAVFRLYHSVETLSEADSREAAAEAAVDAAVDVLGLPLTGVHLYDETSESLPAVGWSGTLDEELGEPPALGPGSVAWSVYESGEAVHVSDYWAEDGTHHNPDATFRSELLVPVAGHGVVLAGSPDPAAFDEGDERFLDVLCSDLGKALDRIDRLDRLAERERETERQREALASLTDAVRETVRDLVDVSETVSESSGEIERTTEAQRATIDEIADEVADLSATVEEVASTADSVSATTESARAAADDGTAAADDALAVMEEVSDSADAVAADVDNLQARIEEIDEVVEVIDDIADQTNLLALNASIEAARVGEAGEGFAVVADEVKSLAEESQTQATRIEEMVDEIQSEADETVTNLQETTARIDDGVDAVESTMTSFEDIADTVAEAADGVGQVARATEDQAESAEAVAATVDEATEQARAVADAVDEVTDANRRQYELVTDLERELDEAEEEAAETETPDE; translated from the coding sequence GTGACTAGAGACGAGTCGGGGGCGACGAACGGAGAGGCACCACGACCGACGGCGCCCGGTGCGGACGCCGACGGAGAGACGAGCGGGCGCGTCGGGGCCGACACGTCGACCGGGGCAGTGGACGAATCCGACGCGGGCCAGAGTGAGTCGGCAGGTGGGGACGGGGAGCGACGAGTTGCCGAGAGCGCCGTCTTCAGACTGTACCATTCCGTCGAGACGCTGTCGGAGGCAGACTCCCGCGAGGCGGCGGCGGAGGCGGCTGTTGACGCCGCCGTCGACGTACTGGGACTCCCACTGACGGGCGTCCACCTGTACGACGAGACGAGTGAGTCGCTGCCGGCGGTCGGGTGGAGCGGGACACTCGACGAGGAGCTGGGCGAACCCCCGGCGCTCGGCCCTGGGAGCGTCGCGTGGTCCGTCTACGAGTCGGGTGAGGCGGTCCACGTGAGCGACTACTGGGCCGAGGACGGCACGCATCACAACCCGGACGCGACGTTCCGGAGCGAACTCCTCGTCCCTGTCGCGGGCCACGGCGTCGTTTTGGCTGGCTCGCCGGACCCGGCCGCCTTCGACGAGGGCGACGAGCGGTTCCTTGACGTGTTGTGTTCGGACCTCGGGAAGGCACTCGACCGGATCGACAGACTCGACCGACTGGCGGAACGGGAACGCGAGACGGAGCGCCAGCGAGAGGCGCTGGCCTCGTTGACGGACGCTGTCCGCGAGACGGTTCGAGACCTCGTCGACGTGTCGGAGACCGTCTCGGAGAGTTCCGGCGAGATCGAGCGGACGACGGAGGCACAGCGGGCAACGATCGACGAGATCGCCGACGAGGTGGCGGACCTCTCAGCGACCGTCGAGGAGGTCGCCTCGACCGCCGACAGCGTCTCCGCGACGACGGAGTCGGCGCGCGCGGCGGCCGACGACGGGACGGCGGCCGCCGACGACGCACTCGCCGTGATGGAGGAGGTGTCCGACTCGGCGGACGCGGTCGCGGCAGACGTCGACAACCTGCAGGCGCGCATCGAAGAGATCGACGAGGTGGTGGAGGTGATCGACGACATCGCTGATCAGACGAACCTGTTGGCGCTGAACGCCTCCATCGAGGCCGCGCGCGTCGGCGAGGCCGGCGAGGGGTTCGCCGTCGTCGCGGACGAGGTGAAGAGTCTCGCCGAGGAGTCACAGACGCAGGCGACGCGGATCGAGGAGATGGTCGACGAGATCCAGTCGGAGGCCGACGAGACGGTGACGAACCTCCAGGAGACGACCGCACGGATCGACGACGGCGTCGACGCCGTCGAGTCGACGATGACGAGCTTCGAGGACATCGCCGACACGGTCGCCGAGGCGGCCGACGGCGTCGGACAGGTGGCCCGTGCGACCGAGGATCAGGCTGAGTCCGCGGAGGCGGTCGCGGCGACCGTCGACGAGGCGACCGAACAGGCACGTGCCGTCGCCGACGCGGTCGACGAGGTGACCGACGCCAACCGGCGACAGTACGAGCTCGTCACGGACCTGGAACGAGAGCTCGACGAGGCCGAAGAGGAAGCGGCCGAGACAGAGACACCCGATGAGTGA
- a CDS encoding CBS domain-containing protein — MPTPVSEFATTPVLTVENDTTVADAVDALATKEIHSLVVISADCQPTGVFTSTDLIEVVASDVALPETTVGEHATTDVITVSPDEPVESVAATMHDHDVGHVPVVDDQVVGIVTESDLREYLAGQVTVSPE, encoded by the coding sequence GTGCCCACACCAGTCTCGGAGTTCGCCACGACGCCGGTACTGACGGTCGAGAACGACACGACGGTCGCCGACGCGGTCGACGCGCTGGCCACGAAGGAGATCCACTCGCTGGTGGTGATCTCGGCGGACTGCCAGCCGACGGGCGTGTTCACGTCGACGGACCTGATCGAGGTCGTCGCGTCCGACGTAGCTCTCCCGGAGACGACCGTCGGCGAGCACGCGACGACAGACGTGATCACCGTCTCGCCCGACGAACCCGTCGAGTCGGTTGCCGCCACGATGCACGACCACGACGTGGGACACGTCCCCGTCGTCGACGACCAGGTGGTCGGCATCGTCACGGAGAGCGACTTGCGCGAGTACCTCGCGGGGCAGGTGACCGTCTCCCCCGAGTGA
- a CDS encoding alpha/beta fold hydrolase: MATGDETAGGGDAPDETDRRARDAGTTGNSAATERTAGSATSATTAADGAPRLAGRTRRVTFDDGGRAHGDESRAHGGSFAYAEYGRADGTPVVFLHGTPGSRRLASLFGDAAAAAGVRLLAPERPGYGDSPPAPDRTVADGARLVAAVLDDAGVDSAPVVAFSGGAAYGLAAAGTVPDRVSSLHLVAGAVPPRLREATPVVQRVLGTLAVHTPRLAGALVGLQGAVAGSARPEAVVGQYVDGREPTDVPDRVAETVASDFQTAVGGAGRGTVTEFRHATTAWDLSLDAVETQTTLYHGDRDENVPLSGVRELADELPDATLDRLPDTDHLGSLTTAVPEIIAELGEDGRSETESER, translated from the coding sequence ATGGCGACAGGAGACGAGACGGCTGGCGGAGGAGACGCCCCCGACGAGACCGACCGGCGCGCTCGGGACGCGGGGACGACTGGAAACTCGGCGGCGACCGAGAGAACGGCCGGATCGGCCACGTCGGCGACGACGGCGGCCGACGGAGCGCCGCGACTCGCCGGACGCACGCGGCGGGTGACGTTCGACGACGGGGGACGCGCCCACGGCGACGAGAGCCGTGCACACGGTGGATCGTTCGCGTACGCCGAGTACGGCCGCGCGGACGGGACGCCGGTCGTGTTCCTCCACGGAACCCCCGGATCGCGGAGGTTGGCGTCGCTGTTCGGTGACGCGGCTGCCGCCGCCGGTGTCCGACTCCTGGCGCCCGAGCGTCCCGGGTACGGTGACTCGCCGCCGGCACCCGACCGGACGGTCGCCGACGGCGCGAGACTCGTCGCGGCGGTGCTGGACGACGCCGGTGTCGACTCCGCACCGGTGGTGGCGTTCTCCGGGGGCGCAGCGTACGGGCTCGCGGCAGCCGGGACCGTCCCCGACCGCGTGTCGTCGCTGCACCTCGTGGCCGGTGCCGTCCCACCGCGGCTCCGGGAGGCGACCCCGGTCGTCCAGCGAGTGCTCGGTACCCTGGCGGTCCACACACCCCGACTGGCCGGCGCGCTCGTCGGCCTCCAGGGAGCCGTCGCGGGGAGCGCCCGCCCCGAGGCGGTCGTGGGACAGTACGTCGACGGCCGGGAGCCGACGGACGTGCCGGATCGGGTCGCGGAGACGGTTGCGAGCGACTTCCAGACGGCCGTCGGTGGGGCGGGGCGCGGGACGGTGACGGAGTTCCGACACGCGACGACGGCGTGGGACCTCTCGCTCGACGCCGTCGAGACGCAGACGACGCTCTACCACGGCGACCGCGACGAGAACGTCCCGCTGTCGGGCGTTCGGGAGTTGGCCGACGAGCTCCCCGACGCGACGCTCGACCGCCTCCCCGACACGGACCACCTCGGGAGCCTGACGACGGCGGTGCCGGAGATCATCGCCGAGTTGGGCGAAGATGGACGGTCCGAGACGGAGTCGGAGCGGTAA
- a CDS encoding DUF2309 domain-containing protein, with amino-acid sequence MSTDRRVHDSVDVQDSIEAAADAVGSVWPLHSFVTANPLAGFEDRPFHEAVADAERLLGGDGYPSVDVFRRAWESGRIDTDVLETELAAAGYDLDPETALDRMASDESDDTERKTERSGADSETAEADVTNREPERSDADDRVDTVLTKWLSSFLDQDQAEWPMPNREQGFYHAFRSVARHDRAIPNRERLAELPDSPVAAIRTLLDDYPTEEWEAIFASQFAALPGWTGLLKRRAADDGAWQSTYPITLAGYLAVRLTLANLFDAPLAPDEGAETAVEGEAADGGEEADDTEPGAVPLPEVWLSAWEATYREELVGELTDASEALVESDSSGSGVASGGAEAGSADTDRPDAQLVFCIDTRSEIIRRHVERVGDYETHGYAGFFGVPMRYSGYDSDVTVDACPPIVDAGHRIDDRPREGTDDERDAYDRWHGVRGTAETVIESLETNAATAFSFVESAGVGYGAALAARTLLPSRVYDLLDGVDERIPDDHEFCEPGLDPDDSGDGCDGGAGEDHDGAAGDLPRGLSVDEKVEYAAAAFELTGWEEFARVVVFAGHASQTTNNPFDASLDCGACAGNPGGPSARVLAAICNEEAVRARLRERGIEIPEDTVFVAGEHDTTTDEIELFADDVPETHERDVERLRRDLADARAGAAAERAEDMGVTVGDAEAGLRETQRRAADWAETRPEWGLAGNAGFVVGPRALTADLDLDGRSFLHSYDWRTDPDGDALEAILTGPMVVTQWINTQYYFATVDNAVYGSGSKVTQNPVGNVGVYQGNGGDLMTGLPLQSLTSGVDEPYHQPIRLSTVIHAPVDRVTETLSANEAVAELLDNDWHSLTVVDPERDHRAFHYEGGLEWEPLRESEPSEAVTPTPLSVGDD; translated from the coding sequence ATGAGTACTGATCGGCGTGTCCACGACAGTGTCGACGTTCAAGACAGTATCGAGGCGGCAGCAGACGCGGTCGGGTCCGTCTGGCCGCTCCACTCGTTCGTGACGGCCAACCCGCTCGCCGGGTTCGAGGACCGGCCGTTCCACGAGGCCGTCGCGGACGCCGAGCGCCTGCTGGGCGGCGACGGCTACCCGAGTGTCGACGTGTTCCGCCGTGCGTGGGAGTCCGGTAGGATCGACACGGACGTGTTGGAGACCGAGTTGGCGGCCGCGGGGTACGATCTCGACCCGGAGACGGCCCTGGACCGGATGGCGAGCGACGAGTCGGACGACACGGAGCGGAAGACCGAGCGGTCCGGCGCCGACTCGGAGACGGCGGAGGCGGACGTGACGAACCGGGAGCCAGAGCGGTCCGACGCAGACGACCGGGTCGACACGGTCCTGACCAAGTGGCTGTCGTCGTTCCTCGACCAGGACCAGGCGGAGTGGCCGATGCCGAACCGCGAGCAGGGGTTCTACCACGCGTTCCGCAGCGTCGCACGTCACGACCGAGCGATCCCGAACAGAGAGCGGCTCGCCGAGCTGCCCGACTCCCCCGTCGCCGCGATCCGCACCCTCCTCGACGACTACCCGACTGAGGAGTGGGAGGCGATCTTCGCGTCGCAGTTCGCCGCACTCCCGGGCTGGACGGGGCTACTCAAGCGGCGGGCAGCCGACGACGGCGCGTGGCAGTCGACGTACCCGATCACCCTCGCCGGCTACCTCGCCGTCCGACTCACGCTCGCGAACCTGTTCGACGCGCCGCTGGCACCCGACGAGGGGGCCGAGACGGCAGTCGAGGGCGAGGCTGCGGACGGAGGCGAGGAGGCCGACGACACCGAGCCCGGCGCGGTGCCGCTCCCCGAAGTCTGGCTCTCCGCGTGGGAGGCCACGTACCGCGAGGAGCTGGTCGGCGAACTCACGGACGCCAGCGAGGCGCTCGTGGAGAGCGACTCCTCGGGTTCCGGGGTCGCGTCTGGGGGTGCGGAGGCCGGATCGGCCGACACGGACCGCCCGGACGCACAGTTGGTCTTCTGTATCGACACGCGGTCCGAGATCATCAGACGGCACGTCGAGCGCGTCGGGGACTACGAGACCCACGGGTACGCCGGGTTCTTCGGGGTGCCGATGCGGTACTCCGGCTACGACTCGGACGTGACTGTCGACGCCTGCCCGCCGATCGTCGACGCCGGACACCGGATCGACGATCGGCCACGGGAGGGCACCGACGACGAGCGTGACGCCTACGACCGGTGGCACGGGGTCCGCGGGACGGCGGAGACAGTGATCGAGAGTCTCGAGACGAACGCCGCCACCGCGTTCAGTTTCGTCGAGAGCGCCGGCGTCGGGTACGGTGCCGCACTGGCCGCGCGGACACTCCTCCCGTCGCGCGTCTACGACCTCCTCGACGGCGTCGACGAGCGGATCCCCGACGACCACGAGTTCTGCGAGCCTGGCCTCGATCCGGACGACAGTGGCGACGGGTGCGACGGGGGCGCCGGCGAGGACCACGACGGCGCGGCCGGCGATCTCCCCAGAGGGCTGTCGGTGGACGAGAAGGTGGAGTACGCCGCGGCCGCATTCGAACTCACCGGGTGGGAGGAGTTCGCCCGCGTCGTCGTCTTCGCGGGTCACGCCAGCCAGACGACGAACAACCCCTTCGACGCGAGTCTCGACTGTGGAGCCTGCGCCGGCAACCCCGGCGGGCCGAGTGCTCGCGTCCTCGCCGCGATCTGTAACGAGGAGGCGGTGCGTGCGAGACTCCGCGAACGGGGGATCGAGATTCCCGAGGACACCGTCTTCGTCGCCGGCGAACACGACACGACCACCGACGAGATCGAGTTGTTCGCCGACGACGTGCCCGAGACACACGAGCGAGACGTCGAACGGCTCCGTCGCGATCTGGCAGACGCCCGCGCCGGAGCGGCCGCCGAGCGAGCCGAGGACATGGGCGTGACGGTCGGGGACGCCGAAGCGGGCCTCCGCGAGACGCAGCGGCGCGCAGCCGACTGGGCGGAGACACGTCCGGAGTGGGGACTGGCCGGGAACGCCGGCTTCGTCGTCGGGCCACGGGCACTCACCGCGGATCTCGACCTCGACGGGCGCTCGTTCCTCCACTCGTACGACTGGCGGACGGACCCCGACGGTGACGCCCTGGAGGCGATTCTCACCGGCCCGATGGTCGTCACCCAGTGGATCAACACCCAGTACTACTTCGCCACCGTCGACAACGCCGTCTACGGCAGCGGGTCGAAGGTGACCCAGAATCCGGTCGGGAACGTCGGCGTCTACCAGGGGAACGGCGGCGACCTGATGACCGGGCTCCCGCTCCAGTCGCTCACGAGTGGCGTCGACGAGCCGTACCACCAACCGATCCGACTCTCCACGGTGATCCACGCCCCGGTCGATCGCGTGACCGAGACTCTGTCGGCCAACGAGGCGGTGGCAGAACTCCTCGACAACGACTGGCACTCGCTCACGGTCGTCGATCCCGAGCGGGATCACCGGGCGTTCCACTACGAGGGTGGGCTAGAGTGGGAGCCGCTCCGCGAGTCGGAGCCGAGCGAGGCGGTGACGCCGACGCCTCTCTCGGTCGGGGACGACTGA